Within the Gloeobacter kilaueensis JS1 genome, the region ACTACTGGCTCGGGCGCTACATCGAGCGCGCCGAGAACACGGCCCGGATCGTCGCCGACTACTACCAGACCCAACTCGACACCGGCAAGCAGGACGGCGCACCCAGCCAGCGCTGGGCGATGATCCTGGAGGTGGTGGGCGAGATGGACGCCTACCAGCAGCGCTATTCGACCGTCAAGCCTGCAGAAGTCGAGCAGTTCGTCACCTTCGACCGCACCAATCCCAGCTCGATATTAAGTTGCGTTACCCAGGCGCGGGAGAACGCTCGCGGCATCCGCGATCAGATCTCTTCGGAGCTGTGGCTCACCCTCAACCGCATGTACCTCGAACTGCGGGGAGCGGGCTGGGAGGGCGACGTCGATGCCGAGGCGCTGGGCTTTTATGAAAAAGTCAAGGAGCAGTCGTGCCTCATCGACAACCTGATCGACAGCACGATTTTGCACGATGCGGGCTGGCGGTTTTTGCGGCTCGGGCGCAACATCGAGCGCGCCCTGCAGACCGCCCGCATCCTGCAGGTGCGCTACCACTACATCAATCCCCAGACGCCATTGCCCGAGCGACCGATCGAAGTGCAGCGGTGGCTGTCGCTACTGCGCTCGGTGAGCGGTTCTGAAATTTACAGCAAGCTCTATCGGGCAACGGTAGCCCCGCGCTCGGTGGTCGAGTTGCTCGTGCTCCATCCGCACTTTCCGCGCTCATTGCGCTTTGCTGCAACCCAACTGCACAACTTGCTGCGCTTGCTCTCGGCAAGTCGGCCCGAATCGTACACGGGCGAGGCCGAGCGGCTGAGCGGCAGGCTGGCGAGTGAACTGGTCTACAGCACCCTCGAAGAAATCGAGCGTGCCGGTGTTGTCGCCTACCTGTTGCAAAAAGAAAACGAACTGAACGCAATCGGCGATCACATCCACCACTGCTACTTCGGCTACGCCCCACCGGCGGTGCTGCCTGCTACCCAGAGCTACCAGTTTCAGGCGTTTTGAGAGCGGATCTATTTGGCCGTGGCGCTGGCCTGGCGGCGATCGATGCGCTCCTCGATATAGTTCGCCAGCTCCCGAAAGCGGGGCAGCGCTTTTAATTCGAGCTGGGTACCGTCTTTGGTGTTGATGAGCACCACGCCGTAGTTGAAGATGCCGCCGATGATCGAGTTGGGGATCACCCGCACCGACTTGATTTCGCGGTAGACGACATCGCTGCGGTTGCGGCCCAGCCAGCCGCCTTCGACGGTCACCCGGCGATTGGTGATCCGGTAGCGCACAAACAGCAGGCGCACCAGCGAACCCACCCAGAGCGGCAACCAGATGATCGTCACCAACAGCAGGGTGTTGACGACAAAATCGACGATACTCGGACGCCCCTCGAACTGCACCTCTTCCTGAATCGCCACTCGCCTGTCCTCTTAAACTACGCTCCGGTCGATCCTTCTGCCAGTACACCGCTTGTAAGCAGAAGACTGTGGACCTCCGCCCGC harbors:
- a CDS encoding alpha-E domain-containing protein, producing MLSRIAEYHYWLGRYIERAENTARIVADYYQTQLDTGKQDGAPSQRWAMILEVVGEMDAYQQRYSTVKPAEVEQFVTFDRTNPSSILSCVTQARENARGIRDQISSELWLTLNRMYLELRGAGWEGDVDAEALGFYEKVKEQSCLIDNLIDSTILHDAGWRFLRLGRNIERALQTARILQVRYHYINPQTPLPERPIEVQRWLSLLRSVSGSEIYSKLYRATVAPRSVVELLVLHPHFPRSLRFAATQLHNLLRLLSASRPESYTGEAERLSGRLASELVYSTLEEIERAGVVAYLLQKENELNAIGDHIHHCYFGYAPPAVLPATQSYQFQAF
- a CDS encoding PH domain-containing protein, with the translated sequence MAIQEEVQFEGRPSIVDFVVNTLLLVTIIWLPLWVGSLVRLLFVRYRITNRRVTVEGGWLGRNRSDVVYREIKSVRVIPNSIIGGIFNYGVVLINTKDGTQLELKALPRFRELANYIEERIDRRQASATAK